From Oryza sativa Japonica Group chromosome 4, ASM3414082v1, one genomic window encodes:
- the LOC4336978 gene encoding methyl-CpG-binding domain-containing protein 13 isoform X2, which produces MDSNEGSHRITRSGIVRAKPAVTADGKIEPAGEGLPHGWLKEYRPRKNQSGSRVKGDTFYIDPTNMYEFRSQKDVQRYLESGDVTNCVMIQNKRKMEDLHTARNQSHHTRRPSDHRQLDAGEGATQCDLPIARVPKGVSEGKLTRLKLQKARVPNQSVEHESSTGEVANMEHKPKEKKQKTKPVKQISTPLRASPRLAALKINQEGNNEPKDEALSTNTDTANQSQPKLTKSPKAKANSSVLPEKSDGAHTSNASEIPQNKYPSATEQMQGSSVHPQQAGTADAMPGSALSSLLRSIWSDPCLKFAIKTLAGDIPALDFIPSQDMNKGTTPNCSSSAYDGSRNHAQVDHVGMPMPRPSDKFYGSGWFPPQ; this is translated from the exons ATGGATTCCAACGAGGGCTCTCATCGTATAACACGAAGTGGGATTGTTAGGGCAAAACCTGCTGTCACG GCCGATGGTAAGATTGAGCCTGCTGGGGAGGGGTTACCTCATGGATGGTTGAAAGAATACAGGCCTCGGAAGAACCAATCTGGGTCTAGAGTCAAGGGTGATACG TTCTATATTGATCCAACCAATATGTATGAATTTCGTTCTCAAAAGGATGTTCAACGGTATCTTGAATCTGGAGATGTTACTAATTGTGTAATGATACAAAATAAGAGGAAAATGGAAGACCTGCACACTGCAAGAAACCAATCTCATCAT ACACGAAGACCATCTGATCACAGACAACTTGATGCTGGTGAAGGGGCTACTCAATGTGATCTACCAATAGCAAGAG TGCCCAAGGGTGTGTCCGAAGGGAAACTTACACGGTTAAAGCTTCAGAAGGCAAGGGTTCCGAATCAATCCGTGGAGCATGAATCTTCCACAGGAGAAGTAGCAAATATGGAGCATAAGCCCAAGGAAAAGAAACAGAAAACTAAACCTGTCAAACAGATCTCTACACCTCTTCGAGCGTCACCTCGTTTAGCTGCGCTGAAGATTAACCAAGAAGGCAATAATGAGCCCAAAGATGAAGCTCTCAGCACAAACACAGACACTGCTAATCAGTCACAACCAAAGTTGACCAAAAGTCCTAAAGCAAAGGCTAATTCCTCTGTACTTCCTGAGAAGAGTGATGGAGCACATACTTCAAATGCTTCTGAAATTCCTCAAAACAAGTATCCATCAGCTACCGAGCAAATGCAAGGATCATCTGTTCATCCTCAACAGGCTGGAACAGCTGATGCTATGCCTGGGTCCGCCCTTTCATCGTTATTGCGAAGTATCTGGTCAGATCCATGCCTCAAGTTTGCGATCAAGACTCTTGCAGGTGACATCCCTGCTCTAGACTTCATTCCATCACAGGACATGAACAAAGGGACGACACCGAATTGTTCCTCTTCTGCTTATGATGGTAGTAGAAACCATGCGCAAGTCGACCATGTCGGCATGCCAATGCCAAGGCCATCAGATAAGTTCTACGGCAGTGGCTGGTTTCCTCCCCAGTGA
- the LOC4336978 gene encoding methyl-CpG-binding domain-containing protein 13 isoform X1 yields MDSNEGSHRITRSGIVRAKPAVTADGKIEPAGEGLPHGWLKEYRPRKNQSGSRVKGDTFYIDPTNMYEFRSQKDVQRYLESGDVTNCVMIQNKRKMEDLHTARNQSHHTRRPSDHRQLDAGEGATQCDLPIARGNSARSDFLVNANSSDNSEDMSSSVPKGVSEGKLTRLKLQKARVPNQSVEHESSTGEVANMEHKPKEKKQKTKPVKQISTPLRASPRLAALKINQEGNNEPKDEALSTNTDTANQSQPKLTKSPKAKANSSVLPEKSDGAHTSNASEIPQNKYPSATEQMQGSSVHPQQAGTADAMPGSALSSLLRSIWSDPCLKFAIKTLAGDIPALDFIPSQDMNKGTTPNCSSSAYDGSRNHAQVDHVGMPMPRPSDKFYGSGWFPPQ; encoded by the exons ATGGATTCCAACGAGGGCTCTCATCGTATAACACGAAGTGGGATTGTTAGGGCAAAACCTGCTGTCACG GCCGATGGTAAGATTGAGCCTGCTGGGGAGGGGTTACCTCATGGATGGTTGAAAGAATACAGGCCTCGGAAGAACCAATCTGGGTCTAGAGTCAAGGGTGATACG TTCTATATTGATCCAACCAATATGTATGAATTTCGTTCTCAAAAGGATGTTCAACGGTATCTTGAATCTGGAGATGTTACTAATTGTGTAATGATACAAAATAAGAGGAAAATGGAAGACCTGCACACTGCAAGAAACCAATCTCATCAT ACACGAAGACCATCTGATCACAGACAACTTGATGCTGGTGAAGGGGCTACTCAATGTGATCTACCAATAGCAAGAGGTAATAGTGCACGGAGTGATTTTTTGGTAAATGCAAACAGTTCAGACAATTCTGAAGATATGTCATCATCAGTGCCCAAGGGTGTGTCCGAAGGGAAACTTACACGGTTAAAGCTTCAGAAGGCAAGGGTTCCGAATCAATCCGTGGAGCATGAATCTTCCACAGGAGAAGTAGCAAATATGGAGCATAAGCCCAAGGAAAAGAAACAGAAAACTAAACCTGTCAAACAGATCTCTACACCTCTTCGAGCGTCACCTCGTTTAGCTGCGCTGAAGATTAACCAAGAAGGCAATAATGAGCCCAAAGATGAAGCTCTCAGCACAAACACAGACACTGCTAATCAGTCACAACCAAAGTTGACCAAAAGTCCTAAAGCAAAGGCTAATTCCTCTGTACTTCCTGAGAAGAGTGATGGAGCACATACTTCAAATGCTTCTGAAATTCCTCAAAACAAGTATCCATCAGCTACCGAGCAAATGCAAGGATCATCTGTTCATCCTCAACAGGCTGGAACAGCTGATGCTATGCCTGGGTCCGCCCTTTCATCGTTATTGCGAAGTATCTGGTCAGATCCATGCCTCAAGTTTGCGATCAAGACTCTTGCAGGTGACATCCCTGCTCTAGACTTCATTCCATCACAGGACATGAACAAAGGGACGACACCGAATTGTTCCTCTTCTGCTTATGATGGTAGTAGAAACCATGCGCAAGTCGACCATGTCGGCATGCCAATGCCAAGGCCATCAGATAAGTTCTACGGCAGTGGCTGGTTTCCTCCCCAGTGA
- the LOC4336978 gene encoding uncharacterized protein isoform X3: MYEFRSQKDVQRYLESGDVTNCVMIQNKRKMEDLHTARNQSHHTRRPSDHRQLDAGEGATQCDLPIARGNSARSDFLVNANSSDNSEDMSSSVPKGVSEGKLTRLKLQKARVPNQSVEHESSTGEVANMEHKPKEKKQKTKPVKQISTPLRASPRLAALKINQEGNNEPKDEALSTNTDTANQSQPKLTKSPKAKANSSVLPEKSDGAHTSNASEIPQNKYPSATEQMQGSSVHPQQAGTADAMPGSALSSLLRSIWSDPCLKFAIKTLAGDIPALDFIPSQDMNKGTTPNCSSSAYDGSRNHAQVDHVGMPMPRPSDKFYGSGWFPPQ, from the exons ATGTATGAATTTCGTTCTCAAAAGGATGTTCAACGGTATCTTGAATCTGGAGATGTTACTAATTGTGTAATGATACAAAATAAGAGGAAAATGGAAGACCTGCACACTGCAAGAAACCAATCTCATCAT ACACGAAGACCATCTGATCACAGACAACTTGATGCTGGTGAAGGGGCTACTCAATGTGATCTACCAATAGCAAGAGGTAATAGTGCACGGAGTGATTTTTTGGTAAATGCAAACAGTTCAGACAATTCTGAAGATATGTCATCATCAGTGCCCAAGGGTGTGTCCGAAGGGAAACTTACACGGTTAAAGCTTCAGAAGGCAAGGGTTCCGAATCAATCCGTGGAGCATGAATCTTCCACAGGAGAAGTAGCAAATATGGAGCATAAGCCCAAGGAAAAGAAACAGAAAACTAAACCTGTCAAACAGATCTCTACACCTCTTCGAGCGTCACCTCGTTTAGCTGCGCTGAAGATTAACCAAGAAGGCAATAATGAGCCCAAAGATGAAGCTCTCAGCACAAACACAGACACTGCTAATCAGTCACAACCAAAGTTGACCAAAAGTCCTAAAGCAAAGGCTAATTCCTCTGTACTTCCTGAGAAGAGTGATGGAGCACATACTTCAAATGCTTCTGAAATTCCTCAAAACAAGTATCCATCAGCTACCGAGCAAATGCAAGGATCATCTGTTCATCCTCAACAGGCTGGAACAGCTGATGCTATGCCTGGGTCCGCCCTTTCATCGTTATTGCGAAGTATCTGGTCAGATCCATGCCTCAAGTTTGCGATCAAGACTCTTGCAGGTGACATCCCTGCTCTAGACTTCATTCCATCACAGGACATGAACAAAGGGACGACACCGAATTGTTCCTCTTCTGCTTATGATGGTAGTAGAAACCATGCGCAAGTCGACCATGTCGGCATGCCAATGCCAAGGCCATCAGATAAGTTCTACGGCAGTGGCTGGTTTCCTCCCCAGTGA